A window from Sphingobacterium hotanense encodes these proteins:
- a CDS encoding (4Fe-4S)-binding protein yields the protein MEEKIIKYPHPNGEITVLWKPERCEHAGICVKMLPQVYNPKDRPWLKPENAGTEDLIKQINQCPSGALSFIDNRV from the coding sequence ATGGAAGAAAAAATTATTAAGTATCCGCATCCCAATGGGGAAATCACAGTACTTTGGAAACCGGAGCGATGCGAACATGCAGGAATCTGTGTGAAGATGCTGCCTCAAGTCTACAACCCTAAAGATCGTCCTTGGTTGAAACCGGAGAATGCAGGAACGGAAGACTTAATCAAGCAAATTAATCAATGTCCTTCGGGCGCTTTGTCTTTTATCGACAATCGCGTTTAG
- a CDS encoding DUF4870 domain-containing protein: METPLNPMENQPQNSIDDGKNIAIIAYLTLIGLIIAFVLNNEKKNEFARFHIRQSLGIVITLFAVSILSYIPYVGWIISIAGVIVGVIMWIVGIMNAANGKQKVVPILGEQYNTMFAGI, from the coding sequence ATGGAAACACCGCTTAATCCAATGGAAAATCAGCCCCAAAACAGCATTGACGATGGTAAAAACATCGCTATCATTGCTTATCTAACCTTGATCGGGCTAATCATTGCATTCGTTTTAAATAACGAGAAGAAAAATGAGTTTGCGAGATTTCACATTCGACAGTCCTTAGGTATTGTAATTACGCTTTTCGCTGTAAGTATTCTTTCTTACATTCCCTATGTTGGTTGGATTATTTCCATTGCAGGCGTTATAGTCGGCGTCATTATGTGGATTGTCGGCATCATGAATGCAGCGAATGGTAAACAGAAAGTGGTTCCAATCCTTGGCGAGCAATATAATACGATGTTCGCTGGAATTTAA
- a CDS encoding RNA polymerase sigma factor yields the protein MSKIRKILPKSREDAEIVEGMRNGDNDAISYIYKSFYPSISHLIVNNNGTEEEAQDIFQEGVMVLYDKVTHDDFVLSSRLSTFLYAICRRLWLKSLSKKGNSFSMTDHENFEIPDVEEDLQQHKELETKFDKMKSALESLGEPCSTILREFYIKNKSMQYICDKLGYTNADNAKNQKYKCLQRLKKLFFDQK from the coding sequence GTGAGTAAAATAAGAAAGATATTACCAAAATCGCGGGAGGATGCTGAGATAGTCGAGGGGATGCGAAATGGCGATAATGATGCGATATCGTATATCTACAAGTCATTTTACCCATCTATTTCCCATTTGATTGTGAACAACAATGGGACGGAAGAAGAGGCACAGGACATCTTTCAGGAAGGGGTCATGGTATTGTACGATAAAGTTACTCATGATGATTTTGTATTAAGCAGTAGACTAAGCACGTTCTTATACGCTATTTGTAGACGACTCTGGTTAAAGAGTTTGAGCAAGAAAGGGAATTCGTTCAGCATGACGGATCATGAGAATTTCGAGATTCCGGATGTTGAGGAGGATTTACAGCAACATAAAGAATTGGAAACCAAATTTGACAAGATGAAGTCTGCATTAGAATCATTAGGAGAGCCCTGTAGCACGATTCTAAGAGAGTTTTACATCAAGAACAAGTCCATGCAGTATATATGTGACAAACTTGGTTACACAAATGCTGATAATGCAAAAAATCAGAAGTATAAATGCTTACAACGATTGAAGAAACTATTCTTTGATCAAAAGTAG
- a CDS encoding S1 family peptidase, translated as MRHQEFIEQADRYLNGEMNAQERMAFDALLNEDAALNEVFQSHQDFVDTMKRQAARAEFKNKLSAQAVEAPKEAVIYRMWKKLKINAVAAAVVAVISSLATLYLTGYFSTIRKTTSEYSALRREVNNVKRNVNAHHNAIRNINKETVNQAALQYGATGFMLTKDGYVVTNYHVVNGADSIHLQNNKGESFRASIIHTDPEKDIAILHISDTTFTKPSYIPYTFKRQNLDLGEGIYTIGYPRDEAVYGEGYLSSETGYSGDTTAYQISVPVNPGNSGGPVLDKFGNIIGIISGKQKGIDGAAFAIKTKALVETLNRIPEESLRGNIVLSNKNSLSNLPRTEQIKKLQDFIYMVKVY; from the coding sequence ATGAGACATCAAGAATTTATAGAACAAGCTGATCGTTATTTAAACGGTGAAATGAATGCGCAAGAGCGCATGGCATTTGACGCGCTTCTTAATGAGGACGCTGCGTTGAATGAGGTCTTCCAGTCTCATCAGGACTTCGTTGATACCATGAAACGCCAAGCGGCACGAGCTGAGTTTAAAAATAAATTATCTGCGCAAGCGGTTGAGGCGCCTAAAGAGGCTGTGATTTACCGCATGTGGAAGAAATTAAAGATTAATGCAGTTGCTGCGGCTGTCGTAGCGGTTATTTCTTCCTTAGCGACTCTTTATTTGACGGGTTATTTCTCGACAATCAGAAAGACAACTTCGGAATACAGCGCATTACGTAGAGAGGTGAACAATGTGAAACGTAATGTCAATGCGCATCATAATGCAATTCGCAATATCAACAAGGAAACAGTCAACCAAGCGGCTTTACAGTACGGAGCAACAGGCTTTATGCTGACCAAGGACGGCTATGTTGTTACGAATTATCACGTTGTTAATGGTGCTGACTCTATTCACCTTCAAAATAATAAGGGAGAATCATTCAGAGCATCTATAATACATACGGATCCTGAAAAGGATATTGCTATCCTTCATATTTCAGATACGACTTTCACGAAGCCTTCATATATACCCTATACGTTTAAACGTCAGAACTTAGATTTGGGAGAGGGTATTTATACCATTGGTTATCCAAGAGATGAGGCCGTATATGGTGAAGGATATCTGAGTTCGGAAACTGGTTATAGCGGAGATACCACCGCATACCAAATCTCTGTTCCTGTAAACCCAGGAAACAGTGGGGGCCCGGTGCTTGACAAATTTGGTAATATCATCGGTATTATTTCTGGTAAGCAAAAGGGCATTGATGGTGCTGCATTTGCGATCAAAACAAAAGCATTAGTAGAAACATTGAATAGAATTCCGGAAGAGTCTTTACGTGGAAACATTGTGCTAAGCAATAAAAATAGCCTATCAAATTTACCGAGGACCGAGCAGATCAAGAAGCTGCAAGATTTTATCTATATGGTCAAAGTATATTAG
- a CDS encoding peroxiredoxin has product MSLRLGDLAPNFQAKTTVGDIDFYEYIDGSWAVLYSHPSDYTPVCTTELGRTAKLKSEFDKRNVKVLALSVDSVEDHHGWIKDINDTQQTEVNFPIIADEDKHIAELYDMIHPNASATATVRSVFVIGPDKKVKLTLTYPASTGRNFQEILRVIDSLQLTDEYQVATPADWNDGEDVIVVPAIKTEEIPGKFPKGYTEIRPYLRTTPQPNK; this is encoded by the coding sequence ATGAGTTTAAGACTAGGTGATTTAGCACCAAATTTTCAAGCAAAAACAACAGTAGGAGATATTGATTTCTACGAATATATCGATGGTTCATGGGCTGTTTTGTATTCCCATCCATCAGATTATACACCAGTTTGCACCACAGAGCTCGGAAGGACAGCTAAGTTAAAATCTGAATTCGATAAGAGAAATGTAAAGGTTTTAGCTTTAAGTGTAGACTCGGTAGAGGATCACCATGGCTGGATCAAGGATATCAACGATACGCAACAGACCGAAGTTAATTTCCCAATTATTGCTGATGAGGATAAACATATTGCGGAGCTTTACGATATGATTCATCCGAACGCATCAGCAACGGCTACTGTTCGTTCCGTGTTTGTTATTGGTCCTGACAAGAAGGTAAAATTGACACTAACATATCCAGCATCTACAGGCCGTAACTTCCAAGAAATCCTGAGGGTAATCGATTCATTGCAGTTAACTGATGAATACCAAGTGGCTACTCCAGCTGATTGGAACGATGGAGAGGATGTTATTGTCGTTCCGGCAATTAAAACGGAGGAGATTCCTGGAAAATTTCCAAAGGGCTATACCGAAATACGTCCGTATTTAAGAACGACACCTCAACCCAATAAGTAG
- a CDS encoding acyl-CoA dehydrogenase, whose protein sequence is MQFELSEEHRMIQEAAREFAQELKPGVIERDEHAKFPSDFVKKMGELGFMGIMVPEQYGGAGMDTLAYVLALEEIAKIDASAAVIMSAHNSLVLYGLNEYGTEEQKQKYLVPLAKGEKLGAFALSEPEAGSDASSQHTTAEDKGDHYLLNGTKNWITNGGNADIYLVIAQTHPELGHRGINVLIVEKGTPGFTIGPKENKLGIRSSDTHSLMFSDVRIPKKNRIGEDGFGFKFAMKTLDGGRIGIAAQALGIASGAYDLALAYSKERKTFGKPINNHQAIQFKLADMEVDIEGARLLTYKAAWTKDQGLPYGKIAAMAKLKTSEVAMQHTVEAVQIHGGYGYVKEYHVERLMRDAKITQIYEGTSEIQRLVIAREILKD, encoded by the coding sequence ATGCAATTCGAATTATCAGAAGAACATAGAATGATTCAAGAAGCAGCTCGAGAGTTTGCTCAAGAATTAAAACCGGGAGTGATAGAACGAGATGAACATGCGAAGTTTCCATCAGATTTTGTTAAGAAGATGGGTGAACTTGGCTTCATGGGCATTATGGTGCCTGAGCAATATGGCGGTGCCGGAATGGATACCTTAGCGTATGTATTGGCACTTGAAGAGATAGCGAAGATTGACGCCTCGGCTGCTGTAATCATGTCAGCACATAACTCCCTTGTGCTATACGGCCTCAACGAATATGGCACTGAAGAACAGAAACAGAAATACTTGGTCCCGTTAGCTAAGGGAGAAAAGCTTGGTGCTTTCGCATTGTCTGAGCCGGAAGCGGGGTCTGATGCTTCCTCGCAACATACAACGGCTGAAGATAAGGGAGACCACTACTTATTAAACGGCACAAAGAACTGGATTACGAACGGTGGAAATGCTGATATTTACCTCGTAATTGCTCAAACGCATCCTGAATTGGGGCATCGTGGAATCAACGTATTGATTGTCGAAAAAGGCACACCGGGATTTACAATAGGCCCTAAAGAGAATAAACTCGGTATCCGTAGTTCTGACACACACTCTCTGATGTTCTCCGACGTGAGAATACCTAAAAAAAATAGAATCGGTGAAGATGGTTTCGGGTTTAAATTTGCGATGAAAACCCTAGACGGAGGTCGCATCGGCATTGCTGCCCAAGCGCTTGGTATTGCTTCAGGCGCATATGACTTAGCGCTCGCCTATTCCAAGGAAAGGAAGACATTCGGTAAACCGATCAACAATCATCAAGCTATACAGTTCAAGTTAGCGGATATGGAAGTGGATATTGAGGGAGCAAGATTGTTAACCTATAAGGCGGCATGGACTAAAGACCAAGGATTGCCCTATGGGAAGATTGCAGCAATGGCGAAATTAAAGACTTCCGAGGTCGCAATGCAACATACGGTGGAAGCCGTACAGATTCACGGCGGATATGGCTATGTCAAAGAATATCACGTCGAACGCTTGATGCGCGACGCAAAGATTACCCAAATATATGAGGGTACTTCTGAAATCCAACGATTGGTAATTGCAAGAGAGATATTGAAAGATTAA
- a CDS encoding RagB/SusD family nutrient uptake outer membrane protein: MKKRNLTIYGTALLLLLSGCSKDYLETTPTDKVSQEVVFSSVANANTALNGIYRFMFERTNVVDWNVQNKPGVGGIMLGLDFMGEDLGISAANWYTSTGEGNWVGGRTDNHKLTEYYYRTFYKIIGDANGILDQVDGLTGSDEDKNKLKSQALILRAYAYSNLVQLYGKRYDKNTDNSQLGVPLVLKFSDNALPRATVKEVYDAIIKDLDDVFALDIASRLNKSQANVQIAWGIRARVALTMQDYANAITYAKKVVDSKTFPLMNQNDYVKGFNDATLSEFMWASMPSTDQMDAFGSYFAQIAYNANTSFMRANPKRINSALYDKISDTDVRKKMWEPAPTAANFPLPLASFVREPYMSRKFSVKAAGGALGDVPLMRTSEMYLILAEAYASSNQTALAQDILFEYAKVRDTEAVKSTNTGNALLEEIWVHRRTELWGEGFRYYDLKRLNKGLDRTVVPNYVQSTVGLSAMEVPAGDNRWQFLIPLAEINANKEIIQND, encoded by the coding sequence ATGAAAAAAAGAAATTTAACAATATATGGTACTGCATTGCTTCTGTTATTGAGCGGATGTAGTAAAGATTATCTAGAGACGACCCCAACGGATAAGGTATCTCAAGAGGTGGTGTTCAGCTCCGTTGCGAATGCGAATACAGCGTTGAACGGTATCTACAGGTTTATGTTCGAACGTACGAATGTAGTAGACTGGAATGTGCAGAATAAACCTGGTGTTGGCGGAATTATGCTAGGACTAGATTTTATGGGCGAAGATTTGGGAATTAGTGCTGCTAACTGGTATACTTCTACGGGGGAAGGAAACTGGGTTGGCGGAAGAACAGATAACCACAAGTTGACAGAATACTATTACCGTACTTTCTATAAGATTATTGGGGATGCTAATGGTATCTTAGATCAAGTTGATGGCTTGACAGGTTCTGATGAAGATAAAAACAAATTAAAGTCGCAGGCCTTGATCTTACGCGCTTATGCGTACTCTAATTTAGTACAGCTTTACGGAAAGCGTTATGATAAAAACACTGATAATAGTCAGTTAGGCGTTCCTCTAGTATTAAAATTCTCAGATAACGCACTTCCTCGCGCGACGGTGAAAGAGGTTTATGACGCGATTATTAAGGATTTAGATGATGTGTTTGCTCTAGATATAGCATCACGTTTGAATAAGTCGCAAGCTAATGTTCAGATTGCTTGGGGTATTCGCGCAAGAGTTGCTCTCACGATGCAGGATTACGCAAATGCGATCACCTACGCGAAGAAAGTAGTTGACTCTAAGACTTTCCCATTGATGAACCAAAACGACTATGTGAAAGGATTTAATGACGCAACTTTATCGGAGTTCATGTGGGCATCGATGCCTTCGACTGATCAAATGGATGCTTTTGGATCTTACTTCGCGCAGATAGCATACAATGCTAATACTTCTTTCATGCGCGCAAATCCAAAACGTATCAATTCAGCGCTATATGATAAGATTTCTGATACAGATGTACGTAAGAAAATGTGGGAACCTGCGCCTACTGCAGCGAACTTCCCTTTACCGCTTGCTTCATTTGTGCGTGAGCCTTATATGTCTAGAAAATTCTCTGTAAAAGCTGCCGGCGGTGCATTGGGAGATGTTCCATTGATGCGTACTTCTGAAATGTACTTAATCTTAGCAGAAGCTTATGCAAGTAGTAATCAGACTGCCTTGGCACAAGATATTCTATTCGAATACGCAAAGGTGAGAGATACTGAAGCTGTAAAATCTACGAATACAGGAAATGCATTACTGGAGGAAATTTGGGTGCACAGAAGAACAGAGCTTTGGGGTGAAGGATTTAGATATTATGATCTAAAAAGATTGAACAAAGGCTTAGATCGAACTGTAGTTCCAAACTATGTTCAATCCACAGTTGGTCTTAGCGCAATGGAAGTGCCTGCCGGAGATAATAGATGGCAGTTCTTAATTCCACTTGCGGAAATAAATGCTAACAAAGAAATCATTCAGAATGATTAA
- a CDS encoding SusC/RagA family TonB-linked outer membrane protein, which translates to MKHKLLSFLLLCLLTIGVASAQNHQVSGKVTSVTDGSPISGVSVRLVDGTISTQTDQNGNYSLLNLPSNGSLSFTFIGYSSQVRSIAGNTTINVQLTADSETLDEVVVVAYGTAKKSEVTGSMATMSAEDLDKRVVTNVTNALAGMAPGISVSSGNGQPGSGASVRLRGIGSMSASSAPLYVVDGAVFDGNIGDLNSDDIESISVLKDATSAALYGSRAGNGVIIITTKKGRGATRLNASISQGITQRGIQEYETVGTFDYYPTAFQAIKNSLMFPTDPKKALTEDAATQSALKSIFNSLKYNPFNVANDQILGADGKMNPNAGLKYDDFNWYDAMQRVGKRTDANVNMGGSDEKTDYYVSLGYLNDEGYILNSDFERFNGRINVNSQIKDWLKAGVNISGATSQGSLATDASTGNSSSYVNPFLFIRGIGSIYPVHAYDASTGAPVLDPISGEHLYDYGLQPGAVARPSGASPGRHVIYETILNNRVNKRTLLGGRAYLEIKFLKDFTFTPSVSIDQSNRNFDYTWNNTVGDGVSYAGLGNATNDVVKSYTFNQVLQYRKSFNLHNVSALFGHENYDYKLSYRSSTKTGQIVSGNAELDNYVTPLSTGGYTNVNRLESYFAKASYNFDERYYFDASVRRDGSSIFSKDKRWGTFFSIGGAWALNKEAFMQDVEWVNDLRLKASYGQVGNNSLLDVNGNRVYYGYQALYNLGYNNGSAPGVLLSTLPNPNLTWESSNTFNAGVNFSLFSSRVRGEFEFYKRGSDRLLLDLPRSLSSAVPSQFVNVGAMYNTGFELSVSADVVRNDDFRWTITKNISTFKNKITKMPVDNPVITSGTKRREVGKDYYAFWLREFRGVDASDGSSLYTPADNAPADKIRTVNGEEFVVDQSVAKFVYAGSAIPDMIGSIQNTFDYKNFTLSFLFNYQVGGKIYDSQYAGLMGTAAFGKSYHIDALDAWTTTNQTSSIPRLDQSNSANINAASTRWLTSASYFSIQNVNLQYRLPASLVNKIDLSSARVFFSAENLGIYSKRLGLNPTEGFDGTNGTTYLPTRVFSLGVNVGF; encoded by the coding sequence ATGAAACACAAATTACTTAGCTTTCTTCTGCTATGTCTACTAACGATTGGGGTGGCATCTGCGCAGAATCATCAAGTGAGCGGAAAAGTAACATCTGTAACAGACGGTAGCCCGATCAGCGGGGTATCAGTTCGCCTGGTTGATGGCACAATTTCCACTCAAACCGATCAAAACGGGAATTACTCCCTTTTAAACTTACCTTCAAATGGATCACTTTCTTTCACATTCATTGGCTACTCAAGCCAGGTGAGATCTATTGCTGGGAATACAACTATCAACGTTCAATTGACTGCGGATAGTGAAACTTTAGATGAAGTTGTTGTCGTTGCATACGGAACGGCTAAAAAATCTGAGGTGACAGGTTCAATGGCGACAATGAGTGCAGAGGACCTTGATAAACGTGTGGTTACCAACGTAACGAACGCGTTAGCAGGTATGGCACCTGGTATTTCCGTTAGTTCAGGAAATGGTCAGCCGGGATCTGGTGCAAGCGTTCGCTTAAGAGGTATTGGATCGATGAGTGCATCTAGTGCGCCATTATACGTGGTAGACGGTGCGGTTTTCGATGGTAATATTGGGGATTTGAATTCAGATGATATCGAAAGTATTTCGGTATTAAAAGACGCTACATCGGCAGCATTATACGGTTCTCGCGCTGGTAATGGTGTAATTATCATCACAACGAAAAAAGGTCGCGGTGCAACGAGATTGAATGCTAGTATTTCTCAAGGTATCACACAACGAGGTATTCAAGAATACGAAACAGTGGGTACATTTGATTACTATCCAACAGCTTTTCAGGCAATCAAGAACTCTTTGATGTTTCCAACGGATCCAAAGAAAGCATTAACTGAAGATGCTGCTACACAATCTGCATTGAAATCTATCTTCAATAGCTTAAAGTACAATCCTTTCAATGTTGCGAATGATCAGATTTTAGGAGCTGATGGAAAGATGAATCCAAATGCTGGTTTAAAATATGATGATTTTAACTGGTATGACGCGATGCAACGCGTTGGAAAACGTACAGATGCGAATGTTAACATGGGCGGTAGTGATGAGAAAACGGATTATTATGTGTCATTGGGATACTTGAATGATGAAGGATATATCTTAAATTCTGATTTCGAGCGTTTTAATGGTCGTATTAATGTGAATTCTCAAATTAAAGATTGGTTAAAAGCTGGTGTGAACATCTCAGGTGCTACATCACAAGGATCTTTGGCTACTGATGCTTCAACTGGAAATAGTTCATCCTATGTTAACCCGTTCCTATTTATTCGTGGAATTGGCTCTATTTATCCTGTACACGCTTATGATGCATCTACTGGGGCTCCTGTCCTTGACCCTATTAGTGGAGAGCACCTTTATGATTACGGATTGCAACCAGGCGCCGTAGCAAGACCAAGTGGAGCAAGTCCAGGTAGACATGTAATTTACGAGACGATTTTAAACAATCGAGTAAACAAAAGAACGCTTCTTGGTGGTAGAGCTTACTTGGAAATCAAATTTTTAAAAGACTTTACTTTTACGCCTTCGGTGAGTATTGACCAGTCAAATAGAAACTTTGACTACACTTGGAATAATACGGTGGGTGATGGTGTTTCATACGCTGGTTTAGGAAATGCTACGAATGATGTAGTAAAATCATATACTTTCAACCAAGTATTACAATATAGAAAGTCGTTTAATCTGCACAATGTTTCAGCTTTATTTGGGCACGAGAATTACGATTATAAGCTTAGCTACCGATCATCTACAAAAACCGGTCAGATTGTTTCTGGTAATGCTGAGTTAGATAATTATGTAACTCCACTTTCCACTGGTGGATATACTAACGTAAATCGTTTGGAATCATACTTCGCCAAAGCGTCCTACAACTTTGACGAAAGGTACTATTTTGATGCTTCAGTGAGACGTGATGGCTCTTCAATCTTCTCGAAGGATAAGCGTTGGGGAACATTCTTCTCGATTGGTGGTGCTTGGGCATTAAACAAGGAAGCGTTTATGCAAGACGTTGAATGGGTTAATGACCTTCGTCTGAAAGCTTCTTATGGTCAAGTAGGAAATAATAGCTTGTTAGATGTGAATGGTAATAGAGTTTACTACGGATACCAAGCTTTATATAATTTGGGATATAACAATGGTTCCGCACCGGGTGTATTATTGAGTACTTTACCTAACCCTAACTTAACTTGGGAATCGTCAAATACGTTCAATGCCGGAGTTAACTTTAGCTTATTCTCTAGTAGAGTACGTGGTGAGTTTGAATTCTACAAACGTGGATCAGATCGTTTATTATTAGACCTTCCTCGTTCGCTTTCATCGGCTGTTCCTTCTCAGTTTGTCAACGTAGGAGCTATGTATAACACAGGTTTCGAACTTTCAGTATCAGCTGATGTTGTACGTAATGATGATTTCAGATGGACGATTACAAAGAACATCTCTACGTTCAAAAATAAGATTACAAAGATGCCTGTTGATAACCCTGTTATCACATCAGGTACGAAAAGACGTGAAGTGGGTAAGGACTATTACGCGTTTTGGTTGAGAGAATTCCGCGGTGTTGATGCTTCAGACGGTTCTTCATTATATACGCCTGCAGATAATGCACCGGCAGATAAAATCCGTACTGTGAATGGTGAAGAATTCGTAGTAGATCAGAGTGTTGCAAAATTCGTGTATGCGGGTTCAGCAATTCCTGATATGATCGGATCTATCCAAAACACTTTTGATTATAAAAACTTCACTTTATCCTTCTTGTTCAATTACCAAGTAGGTGGTAAGATTTATGATAGTCAATATGCTGGTTTAATGGGAACAGCGGCATTCGGTAAATCGTATCATATCGATGCGCTTGATGCTTGGACTACCACAAACCAAACTAGCAGTATCCCGAGATTAGACCAGTCAAACAGTGCTAACATCAATGCAGCATCTACGAGATGGTTGACAAGTGCTTCTTACTTTAGTATCCAAAACGTGAATCTTCAGTACCGCCTTCCAGCTAGCTTAGTAAACAAAATTGACTTGTCTTCAGCAAGAGTATTTTTCTCTGCAGAAAACTTAGGAATTTATTCTAAACGCTTAGGTCTAAACCCTACTGAAGGATTTGACGGAACAAACGGTACAACTTACCTGCCTACGCGCGTATTTAGCCTAGGTGTAAATGTTGGCTTTTAA
- a CDS encoding glutamate-5-semialdehyde dehydrogenase — translation MIEDKKGTILPQLQAARKAKQVMLKLGLEQKKTVLAGIAEALRSHVGEIITENRRDLERMNPLDSKYDRLLLDESRIESLAKSVLDVSKLADPTGQVLSSREVANGLRIEKKSVPLGVVGVIYESRPNVTIDVASLCIQSGNVCLLRGGSDAWHTNSFLVRLIQDVLIQQHLDEHIVQLLPTDRELVTELLEATAFVDIIIPRGSQSLIDFVRQNAKVPVIETGAGVCHTFVDDSADLGMAAKIVANAKISRPSVCNSLDTVLVHRTVVSEFLAKLFPYFVESKVTVFADSESHAILKSLDFPHLENAQESDYGREFLDLMCSVKVVASLEEALEHIANYSSKHSECIVSENQQNITTFMESVDAAAVYANASTRFTDGAEFGLGAEIGISTQKLHARGPFALEKLVTEKWFVTGQGQIR, via the coding sequence ATGATCGAAGACAAAAAAGGGACAATTCTGCCGCAGCTTCAGGCTGCCAGGAAAGCGAAGCAAGTCATGTTGAAACTTGGTTTAGAACAGAAAAAGACTGTTTTAGCTGGAATTGCGGAAGCGCTAAGGAGCCATGTAGGTGAGATTATCACTGAGAACAGGCGCGACTTGGAACGAATGAATCCTTTGGACTCGAAGTATGATCGCTTATTACTGGATGAATCTAGAATTGAGAGCTTAGCGAAGAGCGTTCTTGATGTTTCAAAATTAGCGGATCCAACCGGTCAAGTACTTAGCTCGCGAGAAGTGGCTAATGGTTTAAGGATTGAAAAGAAGTCAGTTCCTTTGGGTGTGGTGGGGGTCATATATGAGTCAAGGCCAAATGTGACGATCGATGTGGCTAGTTTATGTATTCAATCTGGAAATGTCTGTTTGTTGCGTGGCGGGTCTGATGCTTGGCACACGAATTCATTTTTAGTGCGTTTGATACAGGATGTATTGATTCAGCAACACTTGGATGAGCATATTGTACAGCTTTTACCGACCGATCGTGAGTTGGTGACCGAACTGTTAGAGGCTACGGCATTTGTTGATATCATTATCCCAAGAGGGTCACAGTCCTTAATTGATTTCGTAAGACAAAATGCAAAAGTGCCAGTCATTGAGACTGGCGCTGGTGTTTGCCATACTTTTGTGGATGATTCTGCTGACCTCGGCATGGCGGCAAAGATTGTTGCAAATGCTAAGATTTCCAGACCGTCTGTGTGTAATTCGTTGGATACCGTTTTAGTACATAGAACAGTTGTTTCGGAATTTTTAGCGAAGTTGTTTCCTTATTTTGTTGAAAGCAAGGTCACGGTTTTTGCGGATTCTGAAAGCCACGCAATATTGAAATCTTTAGATTTTCCTCATTTGGAGAATGCGCAGGAATCTGACTACGGAAGGGAGTTCTTGGATTTAATGTGTTCAGTCAAAGTAGTTGCGAGCCTTGAGGAGGCATTGGAGCATATCGCAAATTATTCATCCAAACATTCGGAATGTATCGTATCGGAAAATCAACAAAATATTACGACATTTATGGAGTCGGTGGATGCGGCAGCAGTTTATGCCAATGCCTCTACCCGTTTTACCGATGGCGCTGAATTTGGATTAGGCGCAGAGATTGGAATTTCGACCCAAAAACTGCATGCAAGAGGCCCATTCGCGTTGGAAAAATTAGTTACGGAGAAATGGTTCGTGACTGGACAAGGACAAATAAGATAA